ttaatgcttctaaaacatgttttagtacaacCCAGTAAAGGTTTGTCTACGGTCGTTTTAGCGAATGTTTCAGAATTTGTCCATGCATTGGAAGCAAGAAACATGGACAaatattgttttcctgtttctctttattcttttttattctagttgcttccgtacgtttttcgccgtggaactAGTCCCACAGTTTTTATCCaattttcgccattcaaacttaaaaaaattctgcactttctgctaatgatggctatgacttttggtgctcatatcTTCTATACtgtttgagatattgaattttttttgcaatatttttgcccattgaaatgaatggaacacattatcaatgtggtcactTATTTCTGCTCGCCAGGCTGAGCTGTGTTTttgctcagtgagatgagcagccgttctcagactgggaggcccaggttcaaatcccgcttatggcaacaattttttcagttcacagttaaacttttttaactcttttcaacacaaatttcagctttttcaccgcttttcagcagaattttaagttttttcacaccttttcagcacaagtcccagctttttcagctgttttcagcagaaattctgctgattcacctcttttctgcagaattatctgcttctttacctctttttagcagaaattctgctgattcacctcttttctgtagaattttcagccttttcacctcttataaGCACAATTcgcagcagcttctgctcatttcagcagaaattctgctgattcacctgttttctgcaaatttttcagctttttcacttcTCTGCACAAagctcagcagcttctgctcatttagcagaCTTGTCATTTTCTCAATCTCTCTTTTGGTGAGAGatagtttggctcagtgagatgagttgcgGCCTTGAGACcgggagggccaggttcgaatcctggtCATGgcgacatatttttttttttcacctcttttcagtacatgtCTCAGCTTCTTTAtcccctttcagtagaattttttgcttttcaccacttttcagcaaaaatttatGCTTCTACTcctattttcagcagaattttccgTTTCCTCaatgccatacaatttttgcactttatcatgtttttcagttattttcagcagacagcttcagcgttacagcatccacacagcattttcgcaggaaatgcaactttttctagttATCTTTATCTTTGTTTTATCAGCCTGTGCTTTGAAATGTTTCGAATGCCGACTGGGACCATCTGGAAGCTGCACTGAGACAAAAGATTGTCCTTCCAACACTCAGTGTGGATCATTCAGACTGACTTCATATGcaggttttatattttatagtttttttttattcttcttttgaACTGGTTCAGTTTTCAATGGTTCCTCTTTGGTTGCAGGTGGAACCAAGACTGATGTTAAAGAGAGAGGTTGTGCTGCAGCTGAGGAGTGTGTTCAGGCCTCAGTCAACTATGGAGTTATCCAAAATCTAATTACCAGCAAGTGTTGCACCTCTGATCTTTGCAACTCTCAAGATGCCCCTGGTAATTTCTATCATGTTTCTTGGTATTTTGAAATTTAATTTCTTGTAGTTGAAACTCACATTTTGTTCCATGAGCAAAATGTGTTAAAgttgaaaaatatattaataattttttctttctattaaaTATGTTGAAAAAGTTTGGAAGTGAgtcaaaactttttttcttaatcatCTTATTTGCCTTAATAGATGAGGGCAAAATAATCAATCTTTTAAAATTTGGTGAATGAAAAATCTCAAACAATAaacatattaataataacataaatgatttttattttgttgtctgttttttcttttcaagctgaTGTTTTTGGCACTAAGCTAAAATAAGCAGGGAAACAAATATTAGACATATTTCTGTATTTAACAGAGGGCAGCATCTGTCCTCCAAATGGGAAAAAGTGCTTCTATTGTGATGGAACCAATTGCACTAAAACTCTAAACTGCAACGGAAATGAGGACTACTGCATCTCAAGAGGTAACAGGCCATCAGCATTCAGTGTCTGCATGTTTGTTCTTTTCTGCTTTGACGAATGTTCAGTTATTcctttctttcatttcctcAGTGACTGCAGTAGGTCAAGAGGTAACTGCAAAGGGCTGCGCCTCCAAGCAGATTTGCTCTGCAGAGCTCTCAGCACTTATTGGAGAAGAAATCAGCTGTTGCCAGGGTGACCTCTGCAACAGTGGCAGTAGTACAACTGTTGGTCTTCTGCTCTTTGTCACACCGCTGATCTCTCTGGTCTTGTTCTCTTAGCTGatggaaacaacaacatcacagcCCAGCTTTTCTTATGACTGTCACAATGTTTCCTCCCATTTCACAAGAGCTTAAAAAAATAACGGCATTTTTGTAACTAAACATAATTTTTGGTTTGtggagaaaataaatgaaataaatgaataaacttcttaaaatccTCTACGTATCTCTTATTTCCTTAAGTCAATATTATGGGCTCTCAAATTAATAagacccccccctccccccccccgtcccgtttggatctttagccatcagaattgttgtctgaagaccaagaAAGATGCCTAGCAGATTTACTTTAGCaattggatcatcatggccttgccatattggtccatttgattgagctttattataattatgtatttattttttattttattttcagttgttacagacgggacagacatgactgggggatacgacagggagaaagaaagaatgaaagaaagagagggagagaaagaaaaaaaaaaaagaggggagaagagatggtgagaaagggggggaatagaaaaagacaaacaaaaaaacacctggatcacctgtcgagagaagaaaaaaactgaagagaaaacaaacaaaaaagagcaacataataaatacaacaccatcacaataaactagctaacagtagataacagtagatactaaatattacatgttattgtgcagcacgcaagatcaacagcacacaatgtgctttgaggtagcctCAGAGTCtatatgcatttaaaattgagggttggtggtttgaatacacagaccatcCTCTGGAAGCTGTATAACGTGCCCATccccaaggccctatatgtatgtgtatgtatgagtaatgtggatgtctaggttgtggaataaaattgaggcacaggcggccagaaggggacagatggggagtgcctcccctgcaccctggtgacacacctgccCCCCAAGCCCtgcgtgtgtgggtgggtgtggtggagcaggaagagggaggcagctgaggatggggagggaagaaagggaggggcaagtggccATCATCCAATATAtctcccagactacacaagacaatagacacccaggtaGAGttcattctccacctctcctatatctctcccccacctgaAGAGTGAGCTCCTGGAGAGAGGAGACCTCCTGCAAAGATGTAACAGCCCCCCCACCAGTTGGAGAGCCCACCAGTTGTTCCGATCCACCAGAGGTCCCCCGcaccagggctgagcccccatgcacccacccgcccacatcTCTGGCGACATaacaaccaggaccca
This sequence is a window from Oreochromis aureus strain Israel breed Guangdong linkage group 11, ZZ_aureus, whole genome shotgun sequence. Protein-coding genes within it:
- the LOC116327776 gene encoding urokinase plasminogen activator surface receptor-like isoform X1, which encodes MAEARQRETSPVVSVSSFPCFAACALKCFECRLGPSGSCTETKDCPSNTQCGSFRLTSYAGGTKTDVKERGCAAAEECVQASVNYGVIQNLITSKCCTSDLCNSQDAPEGSICPPNGKKCFYCDGTNCTKTLNCNGNEDYCISRVTAVGQEVTAKGCASKQICSAELSALIGEEISCCQGDLCNSGSSTTVGLLLFVTPLISLVLFS
- the LOC116327776 gene encoding prostate stem cell antigen-like isoform X4; protein product: MAEARQRETSPVVSVSSFPCFAGGTKTDVKERGCAAAEECVQASVNYGVIQNLITSKCCTSDLCNSQDAPEGSICPPNGKKCFYCDGTNCTKTLNCNGNEDYCISRVTAVGQEVTAKGCASKQICSAELSALIGEEISCCQGDLCNSGSSTTVGLLLFVTPLISLVLFS
- the LOC116327776 gene encoding urokinase plasminogen activator surface receptor-like isoform X3; protein product: MLLPWTRYVSCALKCFECRLGPSGSCTETKDCPSNTQCGSFRLTSYAGGTKTDVKERGCAAAEECVQASVNYGVIQNLITSKCCTSDLCNSQDAPEGSICPPNGKKCFYCDGTNCTKTLNCNGNEDYCISRVTAVGQEVTAKGCASKQICSAELSALIGEEISCCQGDLCNSGSSTTVGLLLFVTPLISLVLFS
- the LOC116327776 gene encoding lymphocyte antigen 6 complex locus protein G6d-like isoform X2, whose translation is MQILVLILGIVVLHRACALKCFECRLGPSGSCTETKDCPSNTQCGSFRLTSYAGGTKTDVKERGCAAAEECVQASVNYGVIQNLITSKCCTSDLCNSQDAPEGSICPPNGKKCFYCDGTNCTKTLNCNGNEDYCISRVTAVGQEVTAKGCASKQICSAELSALIGEEISCCQGDLCNSGSSTTVGLLLFVTPLISLVLFS